TGACCACACAGACGCCTTCGGCTCTCGAGATCGCACGCAGCGCTCGGCTCAAGCCCATCGGTGAGATCGCAGAGATGATGGGGCTCCGCCCGGAGTGGCTGGAGCCCTACGGACAGTACGCGGCCAAGATCAAGCTCGAGGCGATCGAACGCCTCTCCGACCGCCCGCGGGCGAAGTACGTGGTGGTGACGGGCATCACCCCGACCCCGCTCGGCGAGGGGAAGACGACGACCACGATCGGGCTCGGGCAGGCCTTCGCCCAGATCGGCAGACGCGCGACCATCGCGTTGCGACAAGCGTCGATGGGCCCGACGTTTGGCATCAAGGGCGGGGCCGCAGGCGGCGGGTACAGCCAGGTGGTGCCGTTCGAGACCGTCAACCTCCACCTGACGGGCGATTTCCACGCCGTCACAGCGGCGCACAATTTGCTTGCGGCGATGCTCGACAACCATCTGTTCCACGGCAATGCGCTCGGCATCGACCCCGCCAACATCACGTGGCGGCGCGTGCTCGACGTGAACGACCGGACGCTCCGCAACATCGTCGTCGGCCTCGGCGCCAAGGAGGATGGCATCCCCCGGCAGACCGGGTTCGACATCACCGCGGCGTCCGAGGTCATGGCGATCCTGGCCCTGGCGACGTCGCTGCGGGACCTGCGGCGGCGCCTGGGCCAGACGGTGGTCGCATACACCCGGGGCGGCGAGCCGGTGACAGCGGAGCAACTGACGGCGGCGGGCGCGATGACGGTCATCATGCGGGAGGCGATCAAGCCAAACCTGCTGCAAACGCTCGAGCAGACACCGGTGCTGGTGCACGCCGGGCCCTTCGGCAACATCGCCCACGGCAACTCGTCCATCATCGCGGACCTGATCGGCGTGCGATGCGGCGACTTCCTCATCACCGAGGCGGGGTTCGGGGCCGATATCGGGGCGGAGAAGTTCTTCAACATCAAGTGCCGCACCTCTGGGCTGCATCCCGACGCGGCGGTGATCGTGGCGACGGTGCGGTCGCTGAAGGCGCATTCCGGCCGCTACCGCATCGTGCCAGGCCGCCCCCTACCGCCCGATCTGCTCAAGGAGAACCCTGACGACGTCCACGTCGGCGGCGCCAATCTGCGGAAGCAGATCGAGAATGTGCGGCTCCACGGTGTCCGGCCGGTCGTCGCGATCAATGCTTTTCCGGCGGACTTCCCGACGGAACACGCGGTCATCCGCGAGATCGCCGAGGTCGCGGGGGCGACCGTCGCGGTGTGCACCCACTTCGCAGACGGCGGCCGGGGTGCGGTGGCGCTCGCCGAGCGGGTCCTCGAGGCGACGCGGACGCCGAGCGAGTTCCAGCTGCTCTACCCGGACGAGATGCCGCTGCGCACGAAGATCGAGACGATCGCGACCAAGATCTACGGCGCCGCGGCCGTGTCGTTTTCGCCGCTCGCGACCCGCCAACTCGACAGCTACGAGCGCAACGGCTTCGGGCGGCTGCCCATCTGCGTCGCGAAGACCCACCTCTCGCTTTCGGCGGACCCGGCGCTCAAGGGCGCACCCACCGGCTGGACGCTGCCGGTCCGCGAGGTGCGCGCGTCGGTGGGCGCCGGCTTCATCTACCCGATCTGCGGCGACATGCGTACGATGCCCGGCCTCGCGTCCCATCCCGCGGCCGAGCGCATGGACGTCGACGAACACGGCAACGTCGTGGGCCTGGAGTAACGACGCCGCGCTCGCCCCACCCACACCGGCAGGCGCCGCGCCCCCATCCCGCGGGCACGTCGGGCCGCTCGCCGGACGCTGACGGGGCGCGGGTGCGACCTCACGTCGCGCCCCCTCGCTCGCAGATCAGTTGATCGGGCGCGGATACCATTTTGATGAATCTGCGCTGCGGCCCGCCCCCTTCATCACTTCTTCATGAGTTCTTCAACCACGGTTGCTAGGGTAAAGGTGAGACGGAGGCGACGCGGTGTCGCTCAACCGTCATCCGCGACCGGGGGGACGAGCACGGGAGGGGGCGCACGATGCGAAACGTCGTCGCACTGCTGTTGGGTCTGCTTGTACCGCTCCTCGGATTCGCCGGTGTCGGCCAGGCACAGTCCTCGATTCAGGTACAGGGGACGATAGAGGCGGTCGACTGCGACGCGCAGACGATCACGCTGAGCAACGGCGACACGTCGAACACCATCACGGTCGCACCGTACACGGCGATCCTGATCGACTCGTCGAGCGTGCCGCTGTGTGCGCTGCAGCAGTACATCGGGGCGCCCATCACCGTCTGGCTCGTCGCCAATGGAAGCGACTTCGCGGCGACGCGCGTCGACGTGTCCGGTCAGGCGTACGCCACGCCGCCGTCCGCGCCGCCTGCCCCAATCGCGTACCAGCCGACGCCGTTGCCGATCGAGGGCGTCGTGCTGGGGACGATCGTCGTGGCGGGCCTGCTCTATCTCCTTGTCCACGGCCCGGATGGCGGCTACTACCGATACCCGTACTATGGTTCCTACTACCACTACTACTACCGTCCGTACTACCGAGCCTACTACGGGTATTATCCGCCGTCGTGCCCCGAGATCGTGGTCCCCGCGCCGATCGTGGGCCTTGTGCTGGGCACGATCGTCGTCGGGACCCTTGTCTACCTCGTGAGCCGGGACAACGACGGTCATTTCTATCGGTATCCCTACTACGGCCCCTATCGTGCGCACTACTACCATCCGGCGTACCAACCCTACCGGGGCACCTACGGGAGCGCGCCCTTTAGCGCCCCGATACGGCAGGGCGATCCCCGTTGGGACGGCCCCTCTCACGTGAGCGGCCAGATCGCCGGGCCCGCGGTCCACGGGCGGAACGATCTGCGGTCCACGGGCCAGCAGTCGCCGAGGACCTTCCAGTCCCAGCCGGTCAACCAAGCCACACCTACGTTCCGCGGCCCGGCTAACCAGCCGCAACCGGCGTTCCGCGGCCAGAACCATCCGCGGCCCACGATCCAGCAGTCGCCGAGGACTTTCCAGTCCCAGCCGGTCAACCAGGGCGCACCCACGTTCCGCGGCCCGGCCAACCAACCACAGCCGGCGTTCCGCGGGCAGAACGATCCGCGACCCACGATCCAGCAGCCGCCGAGGACCTTCCAGTCCCAACCGGTCACCCGGTATATTCCCGGAAACAACGGTCCGGCGCAACCGCGGTACGCCAATCCCAACTCCGGGAGATTCTCGGGAGGCCAGCAGAACCGCGGGCGCGGATCGAACTGCGGCGGAGGGTCGCAGAATCAGTCCTGCCAGAACGGGCGGACCAGGTAACGACTCCGACGACGCTCGAGGCGCTCCCGAGACCGTGGTTGCGGGAGCGCCTCTCGAGTGTTTCGCGGTGCTACGACGCCAGCTGATTCTTGTAGAACGTTCCGGTCTTCATGATCATCTGAAGATGGGCGCCTTGGTCGAGGAGCACGCGGAGGTCCGATAGTGGATCCCCATCCACGACGAGCAGATCCGCGATCGCGCCGGGCGCCACGATCCCGAGGCGCCCTTCCATGCGCAGTACTTCGGCCGCGACCGTCGTCGCGCTCCTGAGCACCTCGAACGGAGACAGCACCCGGCTTCGGATCGTGAACTCAGAGGATTGGTGCCGGTGCATTTCGCCAAGCAGATCGGTCCCATACGCCATCTTGACGCCCGCGCGGCGGAAGATCTCGAGCGAGCGAAGCCCCGATTCGCGGACGTCCGCGATTTTGGCCACACTGTCGGGCGGGAGCCCGAGCGACGCGCCCTCGTCGGCCAGCGCCTCGTACGTGACGAGCGTCGGCACGGCGTACGCGCCCCGCTCGGCCATCAGCTTCGCCGTCGCGTCGTCCACGAGGTTGCCATGCTCGATCGTGCGGATCCCGCACTCGACGGCCCGGCGCATTGCCTTGGCGGTGTACGCGTGCGCCATCACGTATGTCTGGGCGGCCTCCGCCTCCTCGACGACCGCGGTGAGCTCGCCGCGAGAATACTGCGTGTTCGCGATCGGGTCGGTCGGGGACGCCACCCCGCCGGACGCCATCACCTTCACCTGGTGCGCCCCGGCGCGCAACTCTTCGCGCGCCGCCAAGCGTACGGCCTCCACGCCGTCGGCGATTCGGTTGAGCCCTCCGGGCCGGCCGCGCGGGTGCACCGGAGCGTCGTCGAACCGACTTCGGGAATCCCCGTGCCCCCCCGTCTGGCTGAGCGCCTTCCCAGGCACAAACAGCCGCGGTCCCACGGCGAACCCCTGCTCGATTGCCTGGGCCAGGCCATAGTCGGCCCCGCCGGCATCCCGCACGGTCGTGAACCCGCGCTCGAGCATGCCGCGCAGGATCGGAAGCGCACGGAGCGTCATCAGTGATTCGGACAGCACGACACTGAGGTTCACGAGCGATGCGATCACGTGGACGTGACAGTCGATCAGCCCGGGCATCAGTGTCCGGCCCCGCAGATCCAGCACGTCGGCGGACGCGGCGGTGATGGGACGGTCGGACACTTCCCGAATCGTGCCGCCCTCGACGAGAACGTGATGACGTTCACGCCGATCCGGGCTCGTCCCGTCGACGATCGTAGCGTTGCGGAACAGGATCAACCGTGTGGTCACGACTCCTCCCACCCTCCGCGTCGAGTTGCCGCACCCGCCGCGCATGGCGAACGCGAGTGCCGCACCACGGTACAGTTTCGACGCGTCGTCGCGCGCTTCATCCCCGCCCCGCTGCACGCGGCCGACGCGGTGATTGAGAGGGAATCACGTGACGGATCCGAACCTGTAACGTGGCCACGCCGTTCCTCACCTCACAGGGAGCACCGCCATGGCGAAGCGCCGCGTCGTCTTGACCGGAGCGTGCGGATACATCGCCCAGCGCATGTTCGCCGAGATCAGCGCGCGATGGGATGTCCTCCCGATCGACGTGCGCAGCACGAGCCGTCACGACACACCCGTGCCGGGGGTGGTCCTCGCGAATCTGACCGACCCAAACCGCGACGCGTACCGCCAGCACTTCCGCGGCGTGGACGCCGTGATCCACTGCGCGTTCGTGCGGCCCTCGGAGCCCGCCGGCTGGAACGACAACACCGAGGGAAAGTTTTGGGCCGAGCATCAAAACCTGGCCCTCGCATACAACGTCTACCGGACGGCGCTCGAGGAGGGCGTCCGCCGCGTGGTCGTCGCGAGCTCAAACCACGCGACCGATTACTACGAGCGCTTGGTCTGGGCGGACAAGCTGGACATGATCACGCCCGACATGCCGCCGCGATCGGATAACTGGTACGGCTGGTCCAAAGCGTCGTACGAACTGCTGGGTTTCGTCTTTGCCGCAGGGCATGTGGGAGGACGCGCGCTGGAGGTCGTGCAGTGGCGGATCGGCGGACCTCGGGACGACGACGTGCTGCACGTCCGACCGGGAGACATCAAAAGGATGCACCGTGCCCTGGGAGCGTACTTGTCCCGCCGCGACCAAGTGCAGCAGGTGATTCGGATGGTCGAGGCCGAGAACATCGCGGATGCGAACGGCGTCCCGTTCCTGATCGTCTACGGCATCAGCGGCAACACCCACCGATTCTGGAGCCTCGCCAACGCCCGCGCCGCGCTCGGGTACCGACCCGAGGACGACAGCCAGGTCCAGTTCGCCGACACGATTGCCGCGATCGTCCGCGGCGTCGACGAGTAACGTCAGACGGACGCGCGGCGGCCACCGGGGGGGCGGGCCTACCCGTTCTCGACGCCGACGGCGTCGCGAAGCGTCCCCAGGCCGTCGCGCTCAAGCAGCCGCACGAGTCCCCGAGTGACCCGATGCGGCCACCCCGGGCCGCCGTACACAAAGCCGGTGTAGCCCTCCACGAGCGCCGCGCCCGCCTTGATCTTCTCGTA
The sequence above is drawn from the bacterium genome and encodes:
- a CDS encoding formate--tetrahydrofolate ligase codes for the protein MTTQTPSALEIARSARLKPIGEIAEMMGLRPEWLEPYGQYAAKIKLEAIERLSDRPRAKYVVVTGITPTPLGEGKTTTTIGLGQAFAQIGRRATIALRQASMGPTFGIKGGAAGGGYSQVVPFETVNLHLTGDFHAVTAAHNLLAAMLDNHLFHGNALGIDPANITWRRVLDVNDRTLRNIVVGLGAKEDGIPRQTGFDITAASEVMAILALATSLRDLRRRLGQTVVAYTRGGEPVTAEQLTAAGAMTVIMREAIKPNLLQTLEQTPVLVHAGPFGNIAHGNSSIIADLIGVRCGDFLITEAGFGADIGAEKFFNIKCRTSGLHPDAAVIVATVRSLKAHSGRYRIVPGRPLPPDLLKENPDDVHVGGANLRKQIENVRLHGVRPVVAINAFPADFPTEHAVIREIAEVAGATVAVCTHFADGGRGAVALAERVLEATRTPSEFQLLYPDEMPLRTKIETIATKIYGAAAVSFSPLATRQLDSYERNGFGRLPICVAKTHLSLSADPALKGAPTGWTLPVREVRASVGAGFIYPICGDMRTMPGLASHPAAERMDVDEHGNVVGLE
- a CDS encoding amidohydrolase family protein — its product is MTTRLILFRNATIVDGTSPDRRERHHVLVEGGTIREVSDRPITAASADVLDLRGRTLMPGLIDCHVHVIASLVNLSVVLSESLMTLRALPILRGMLERGFTTVRDAGGADYGLAQAIEQGFAVGPRLFVPGKALSQTGGHGDSRSRFDDAPVHPRGRPGGLNRIADGVEAVRLAAREELRAGAHQVKVMASGGVASPTDPIANTQYSRGELTAVVEEAEAAQTYVMAHAYTAKAMRRAVECGIRTIEHGNLVDDATAKLMAERGAYAVPTLVTYEALADEGASLGLPPDSVAKIADVRESGLRSLEIFRRAGVKMAYGTDLLGEMHRHQSSEFTIRSRVLSPFEVLRSATTVAAEVLRMEGRLGIVAPGAIADLLVVDGDPLSDLRVLLDQGAHLQMIMKTGTFYKNQLAS
- a CDS encoding NAD(P)-dependent oxidoreductase is translated as MAKRRVVLTGACGYIAQRMFAEISARWDVLPIDVRSTSRHDTPVPGVVLANLTDPNRDAYRQHFRGVDAVIHCAFVRPSEPAGWNDNTEGKFWAEHQNLALAYNVYRTALEEGVRRVVVASSNHATDYYERLVWADKLDMITPDMPPRSDNWYGWSKASYELLGFVFAAGHVGGRALEVVQWRIGGPRDDDVLHVRPGDIKRMHRALGAYLSRRDQVQQVIRMVEAENIADANGVPFLIVYGISGNTHRFWSLANARAALGYRPEDDSQVQFADTIAAIVRGVDE